In the Haloferula helveola genome, one interval contains:
- a CDS encoding sugar ABC transporter ATP-binding protein, whose translation MASAPLLEVRGVGKRFGGVQALQDVGLQLASGEVLALLGENGAGKSTLMKILAGVQPPDGGEILLDGEPVSFGSVADAMAAGLALIHQELNLATNLDVAENIFLGREPGRLGWVDRGRMHREAEPFLRMAGFDGDPDSNLASMPIGKRQQVEIAKALSVDARILIMDEPTSSLSLAETERLFEVIRDLKSRGVAVIYISHRLGEVEVIADRVEVLRDGRNAGGLPKDRIGHDAMVSLMVGRELDEFYPRRVQTAGKPLLKVRGLRTPAHPEHEVGFDVKAGEIVGVAGLVGAGRTEVLRALFGIDRREGGSVTVDGRDLRGGSVREAVSAGLALVPEDRKAEGVILGMDVPQNLSLACAWGDRLPGGFRNARKESERAGELGAAMRIKASPDQRVGLLSGGNQQKVALGKWLAMEPKVLLLDEPTRGVDVGAKHEIYALMEDLAERGKAVLFVSSDLPEVLGMADRILVMHEGRLAGELSRDEADEESVMALATGVSPANGSQTRNA comes from the coding sequence ATGGCCTCGGCGCCGCTGCTTGAGGTTCGTGGCGTCGGCAAACGGTTTGGCGGCGTGCAGGCGCTGCAGGATGTCGGCCTGCAGCTTGCCTCCGGTGAGGTGCTGGCCTTGCTCGGCGAGAACGGCGCGGGCAAGAGCACGTTGATGAAGATCCTCGCCGGCGTGCAACCGCCGGACGGAGGAGAGATCCTCCTCGATGGCGAACCGGTAAGCTTCGGGTCGGTGGCCGATGCGATGGCGGCGGGCTTGGCGTTGATTCACCAAGAGCTGAATCTCGCGACCAATCTCGATGTGGCGGAGAACATCTTTCTCGGTCGCGAGCCGGGACGTCTGGGCTGGGTGGACCGCGGCCGGATGCATCGCGAGGCCGAGCCGTTCCTGAGGATGGCCGGCTTCGACGGAGACCCGGACTCGAACCTGGCGAGCATGCCGATCGGCAAACGCCAGCAGGTCGAGATCGCGAAAGCGCTGTCGGTCGACGCCCGGATCCTGATCATGGACGAGCCGACATCGTCGCTATCGCTGGCGGAGACCGAGCGTCTGTTCGAGGTGATCCGCGATCTGAAGTCACGCGGCGTGGCGGTGATCTACATCTCCCACCGGCTCGGAGAGGTCGAGGTGATCGCCGACCGGGTCGAGGTGCTCCGCGACGGGCGGAACGCGGGCGGGCTGCCGAAGGATCGGATCGGCCATGATGCGATGGTGTCGCTGATGGTCGGCAGGGAACTCGATGAATTCTATCCGCGGCGCGTTCAGACTGCCGGCAAGCCGTTGCTCAAGGTGAGAGGCCTGCGCACGCCTGCGCACCCCGAGCACGAAGTCGGTTTCGATGTGAAGGCCGGTGAGATTGTCGGTGTGGCGGGGCTGGTCGGTGCGGGTCGCACGGAGGTGCTTCGGGCGCTTTTCGGGATCGACCGGCGCGAAGGCGGCTCGGTCACGGTCGATGGTCGCGATCTGCGCGGTGGCTCGGTGCGTGAGGCGGTTTCGGCGGGGCTGGCGCTGGTCCCGGAGGACCGGAAAGCCGAAGGCGTGATCCTCGGAATGGATGTGCCGCAGAACCTGAGCTTGGCCTGCGCGTGGGGCGACCGGTTACCCGGTGGTTTCCGGAACGCGAGGAAGGAAAGCGAGCGGGCCGGTGAGCTCGGAGCCGCCATGCGGATCAAAGCCTCGCCCGATCAGCGGGTCGGCCTGCTTTCCGGCGGCAACCAGCAGAAGGTCGCGCTCGGCAAGTGGTTGGCGATGGAACCGAAGGTGCTGCTGCTCGACGAGCCGACCCGCGGGGTCGACGTCGGTGCCAAGCACGAGATTTACGCCCTGATGGAAGACCTCGCCGAGCGGGGGAAGGCGGTGCTGTTCGTGTCGAGCGACCTTCCCGAGGTGCTGGGTATGGCGGACCGCATCCTCGTGATGCACGAGGGGCGTCTCGCCGGCGAGCTGTCGCGCGACGAAGCCGATGAGGAGTCGGTCATGGCTCTGGCGACCGGAGTGTCGCCGGCAAACGGATCACAAACCCGGAACGCATGA
- a CDS encoding ABC transporter permease translates to MKKVLGILVVLLIVCGVTAALSPAFLGTGNLENLTQRIGLFGLIGVGVAFVIVTGGIDLSIGSVVCLAGVGLPWLLTRQGWSPTTAIGVLIATCALVGFIHGLLITKLRLQPFVVTLCGLLVYRGLMRGVTNSQSQGFGSDFEAMRWFATGKLPTMPVFLTLLAIGLVLVGLAVWRALKGRRDVKALTFGLLGALVVALSIGVRAKDFLLPVPCLILAVASVFAAIFFHRTVPGRHLLALGNNEEAARFSGIATDRLVILAYVVCAVFSGIAGLLFVMEVGSAQPSDFGNFYELYAIAAAVIGGCSLRGGEVSVLGVVLGAALMQVIKNMIVLVFPKQQQVEFAVIGLVILLGVVADEGVRRWSAKRRRLA, encoded by the coding sequence ATGAAGAAGGTATTGGGAATTCTGGTGGTACTCTTGATCGTGTGCGGCGTGACGGCCGCTCTCAGCCCGGCCTTCCTCGGCACGGGCAATTTAGAGAACCTCACGCAGCGCATCGGTCTGTTCGGGCTGATCGGTGTGGGAGTCGCGTTCGTCATCGTGACCGGCGGTATCGACCTGTCGATCGGGTCGGTCGTTTGTCTCGCCGGAGTCGGGCTGCCGTGGCTGCTGACGCGCCAGGGATGGTCACCTACTACGGCGATTGGCGTACTGATCGCGACCTGCGCGCTGGTCGGTTTCATTCATGGGCTGCTCATCACCAAGCTCCGGCTGCAGCCGTTCGTGGTTACCTTGTGCGGTCTGCTCGTCTACCGGGGGCTGATGCGCGGTGTCACCAACAGCCAGTCGCAGGGATTCGGCAGTGATTTCGAGGCGATGCGGTGGTTCGCCACCGGCAAGCTGCCGACGATGCCGGTGTTTCTCACCCTGCTCGCGATCGGGCTGGTGCTTGTCGGACTAGCGGTGTGGCGGGCGCTCAAGGGCAGGCGGGATGTGAAGGCGCTGACCTTCGGGTTGCTCGGGGCCTTGGTGGTCGCGCTTTCCATCGGGGTCCGGGCCAAGGATTTCCTGCTGCCGGTGCCGTGCCTGATCCTCGCTGTGGCCTCGGTGTTCGCCGCGATCTTTTTCCACCGGACGGTTCCGGGCCGGCACTTGCTTGCTTTGGGCAACAACGAGGAGGCGGCGCGGTTCAGCGGGATCGCAACCGACCGGCTGGTGATCCTCGCCTACGTCGTCTGCGCGGTCTTCTCAGGGATCGCCGGGCTGTTGTTCGTGATGGAAGTCGGCTCGGCCCAGCCGAGTGACTTCGGGAATTTCTACGAGCTCTACGCGATCGCCGCGGCGGTCATCGGCGGCTGCAGCTTGCGCGGCGGCGAGGTTTCGGTGCTCGGTGTGGTGCTCGGCGCCGCCCTGATGCAGGTGATCAAGAACATGATCGTGCTGGTCTTTCCCAAGCAGCAGCAGGTCGAGTTCGCGGTCATCGGGCTGGTGATCCTGCTCGGTGTGGTTGCCGATGAAGGCGTGCGCCGGTGGTCCGCGAAACGTCGGAGGCTCGCCTGA
- a CDS encoding RNA-binding S4 domain-containing protein gives MVRETSEARLMEGVRLDKWLWAVRLFKTRGLAAKACESGRVKGDGRVLKASTTLRGGELLELPYSDGPGTRVVRVLGLIERRVGAPLAREACEDITPEDVIELRRLWQADRSHRKEGEQGRPTKRKRREIEKRRGFFD, from the coding sequence GTGGTCCGCGAAACGTCGGAGGCTCGCCTGATGGAGGGCGTGCGTCTCGACAAGTGGCTGTGGGCGGTCCGGCTGTTCAAGACCCGCGGTCTTGCGGCGAAAGCCTGCGAGAGCGGCCGGGTGAAGGGCGACGGCCGGGTGCTCAAAGCCTCGACCACGCTGCGTGGAGGGGAGTTGTTGGAGCTTCCTTATTCCGACGGCCCGGGCACGCGGGTGGTGAGGGTGCTCGGTTTGATCGAACGACGGGTCGGCGCGCCGTTGGCCCGGGAGGCATGCGAGGACATCACGCCTGAAGATGTCATCGAACTGCGCCGTCTGTGGCAGGCCGACCGGAGCCACCGCAAGGAGGGCGAGCAGGGGAGACCGACCAAACGCAAGCGCCGCGAGATCGAGAAGCGGCGCGGGTTCTTCGATTGA
- a CDS encoding sulfatase-like hydrolase/transferase: MKLTRFSAIFATLLLSAAASDTPPNIVLLYSDDAGFADFGFQPNCRDDVKQLTPRISSIAKEGVRLTNGYMSGCVCSPSRAGMMTGRYQGRFGYDNNLPPGTESGLSLEETFGVKRLQKLGYETALIGKWHLGYPDEYHPNKRGFDLFHGLLQGSRPYFPMPKPTPHRVIQRNGKPTDEIGYVTDRLGDAACDFIKANKERPFFVFLSFTAPHGPLQPKPEDAAKLSSIEKKGRRNYAGLLVSLDANVGKVLDCLKSEGLEDNTIVIFTNDNGGQTQLGANNFPLKGKKGQLTEGGVRVPWAIRWPGKIKPGSVIDDPIISLDLVPTFVEAAGAAIEDSWKLDGVPLTQRLQGCEALAERPLFWRQHGSSGNRSMRLGNWKLHHNRKAGLKPELYDLSADIGEKTDLAGKEPEQVKKMLAQLDAWESELTEPLWGPGATK; this comes from the coding sequence ATGAAACTCACGCGATTCTCCGCCATTTTCGCCACCCTGCTGCTGTCGGCTGCCGCATCGGACACGCCTCCGAACATCGTGCTGCTCTACTCCGACGATGCCGGCTTCGCCGATTTCGGGTTCCAGCCGAACTGCCGCGACGACGTGAAGCAGTTGACCCCGCGGATCTCGAGCATCGCGAAGGAGGGCGTGCGGCTCACCAACGGCTACATGAGCGGCTGCGTCTGCTCGCCGTCGCGGGCGGGCATGATGACGGGGCGCTACCAAGGACGATTCGGCTACGACAACAACCTGCCGCCCGGCACCGAGAGCGGGCTTTCACTGGAGGAAACCTTCGGCGTGAAGCGACTTCAGAAGCTCGGCTACGAGACCGCGCTGATCGGCAAGTGGCACCTCGGGTATCCGGACGAGTACCATCCGAACAAGCGGGGCTTCGACCTCTTCCACGGACTGCTGCAGGGATCGCGTCCCTATTTCCCGATGCCGAAGCCGACGCCTCACCGGGTGATCCAGCGCAATGGCAAACCGACCGACGAGATCGGCTATGTGACCGACCGTCTCGGTGACGCCGCCTGCGACTTCATCAAGGCCAACAAGGAGCGGCCGTTCTTCGTGTTCCTGTCCTTCACCGCACCGCACGGCCCGCTCCAGCCGAAGCCGGAAGATGCCGCGAAGCTGTCATCGATCGAAAAGAAGGGACGCCGAAACTACGCCGGCCTGTTGGTCTCGCTCGATGCGAATGTCGGCAAGGTGCTCGATTGCCTGAAATCCGAGGGTTTGGAAGACAACACCATCGTGATCTTCACCAACGACAACGGCGGCCAGACCCAGCTCGGCGCCAACAATTTCCCGCTCAAAGGGAAGAAGGGGCAGCTGACCGAAGGCGGCGTGCGGGTGCCGTGGGCAATCCGCTGGCCGGGCAAGATCAAGCCCGGCAGCGTGATTGATGACCCGATCATCTCGCTCGATCTCGTCCCGACATTCGTCGAGGCGGCCGGCGCGGCGATCGAGGACTCATGGAAACTTGATGGCGTTCCTTTGACCCAGCGCCTCCAAGGCTGCGAAGCCCTGGCCGAGCGCCCGCTCTTCTGGCGCCAGCACGGCAGCTCTGGCAACCGGTCGATGCGCCTCGGGAATTGGAAACTCCACCACAACCGCAAGGCCGGCCTGAAGCCCGAGCTCTACGATTTGTCGGCGGACATCGGGGAGAAAACCGACCTCGCCGGGAAGGAGCCGGAGCAGGTGAAGAAGATGCTCGCCCAACTCGACGCTTGGGAGAGCGAATTGACGGAACCTCTGTGGGGCCCGGGGGCGACAAAATAG